A region of Pseudomonas saponiphila DNA encodes the following proteins:
- the lptA gene encoding lipopolysaccharide transport periplasmic protein LptA, which yields MRLVKTLPILLSLGAALGSVSAWALPNDSQQPIRIQADDAQLDDKNGVATYKGDVIITQGSMKITGNTVTITRSKTGEIDVVTSVGNLAYFEQLQKQTDPKPVQAYAVTIQYHAQQNRIVLIDKAKVINDGNTTEGEKIVYDTVKQVANAGRANGSSVTAPRPRIDMVIQPKKKTDEQKAQ from the coding sequence ATGAGGCTCGTTAAAACCCTCCCTATTTTGCTCAGTCTGGGCGCAGCACTGGGAAGCGTGAGCGCCTGGGCTCTGCCGAACGATAGCCAACAGCCCATCCGCATTCAGGCCGACGACGCCCAGCTGGACGACAAGAACGGCGTGGCTACCTACAAGGGCGATGTGATCATCACCCAGGGCTCGATGAAGATCACCGGCAACACCGTGACCATCACCCGATCCAAGACTGGCGAAATCGATGTCGTGACGTCGGTGGGCAACCTGGCCTACTTCGAACAGCTGCAGAAGCAGACCGACCCGAAACCGGTCCAGGCCTACGCCGTGACCATCCAGTACCATGCCCAGCAGAACCGCATCGTGCTGATCGACAAGGCCAAGGTCATCAACGACGGCAATACCACCGAAGGCGAGAAAATCGTCTACGACACCGTCAAGCAAGTGGCTAACGCCGGTCGCGCCAACGGCAGCTCGGTCACCGCGCCACGTCCGCGGATCGACATGGTCATCCAGCCGAAAAAGAAAACCGACGAGCAAAAGGCCCAGTAA
- the lptC gene encoding LPS export ABC transporter periplasmic protein LptC encodes MLSKKIRTILIFGTIALLFAAVGYWNISPERFLDKPVVQVDESAIDYYAINARSVQYLPDGKLQYEMTSDKVEHIKASEVTLLTKPDLQMYRGTTYPWHVQSERGEVNPDGTEVELIDSVRVSRTDEHNRNLLITTSRMTVFPQKQYAQTEQAVRIDGADGVTTAKGMKAYLKDGRMNLLSNVRGQYEAR; translated from the coding sequence ATGCTGAGTAAAAAGATTCGCACCATCCTGATCTTCGGGACCATCGCCCTGCTGTTCGCGGCGGTCGGTTACTGGAACATCAGCCCGGAACGCTTCCTCGACAAGCCTGTGGTGCAGGTCGACGAGAGCGCCATCGACTATTACGCGATCAACGCCCGCAGCGTGCAGTACCTGCCAGACGGCAAACTGCAGTACGAAATGACCTCGGACAAGGTCGAACACATCAAGGCCAGCGAAGTGACACTGCTGACCAAGCCCGACCTGCAGATGTACCGCGGCACCACTTATCCCTGGCATGTCCAGAGCGAGCGCGGCGAAGTCAATCCGGACGGCACCGAGGTCGAGCTGATCGATTCGGTTCGGGTTTCCCGCACCGACGAGCACAATCGCAACCTGCTGATCACCACCAGCCGCATGACAGTATTCCCGCAGAAGCAATATGCGCAGACCGAGCAAGCCGTTAGAATCGACGGCGCCGACGGCGTGACCACTGCCAAGGGAATGAAAGCGTATTTGAAAGACGGCAGGATGAACCTGCTATCGAACGTAAGAGGACAGTATGAGGCTCGTTAA
- the lptB gene encoding LPS export ABC transporter ATP-binding protein — MATLKAQHLAKSYKSRQVVRDVSLSIDSGQIVGLLGPNGAGKTTCFYMIVGLVQADQGRVLIDDLDVSHQPMHGRARAGIGYLPQEASIFRKLSVADNIMAILETRKELDKAGRRQELESLLQEFHINHIRDNLGMSLSGGERRRVEIARALATAPKFILLDEPFAGVDPISVGDIKQIIHHLKAKGIGVLITDHNVRETLDICETAYIVNDGQLIAEGDSETILANELVKEVYLGHEFRL; from the coding sequence ATGGCAACTCTGAAAGCTCAGCACCTGGCCAAGAGCTACAAGAGCCGCCAGGTCGTGCGTGATGTCAGCCTGTCCATCGACAGCGGGCAGATCGTCGGCCTGCTCGGCCCCAACGGCGCCGGCAAGACCACCTGCTTCTACATGATCGTCGGCCTGGTCCAGGCCGATCAGGGGCGCGTCCTGATCGACGACCTGGATGTCAGCCACCAACCGATGCACGGTCGCGCCCGCGCCGGTATCGGCTATCTGCCCCAGGAAGCCTCGATCTTCCGCAAGCTGTCGGTCGCAGACAACATCATGGCCATCCTCGAGACCCGCAAGGAGCTCGACAAGGCCGGCCGCCGCCAGGAGCTGGAAAGCCTGCTGCAGGAATTCCACATCAACCACATCCGCGACAACCTCGGCATGAGCCTGTCCGGTGGCGAGCGCCGCCGCGTGGAAATCGCCCGGGCGCTGGCCACCGCCCCCAAGTTCATCCTGCTGGACGAACCCTTCGCCGGGGTCGACCCGATCTCGGTCGGCGATATCAAGCAGATCATCCATCACCTGAAGGCCAAAGGCATCGGTGTGCTGATCACTGACCACAACGTCCGGGAAACCCTGGACATCTGTGAAACCGCCTATATCGTCAACGACGGGCAACTGATCGCCGAGGGCGACTCCGAGACTATCCTGGCCAACGAACTGGTCAAGGAAGTCTATCTGGGCCATGA